The Skermanella pratensis genome has a window encoding:
- a CDS encoding pyrrolidone-carboxylate peptidase, which yields MIRILVTGFERFGPDDLNPSALLMDRLSGRDGVVTAVLPVEYRTSVTRFEALLERHRPDAAVAFGLARSTDRIRLERVALNLDEAGAPDNAGVVRNGLRIAEDGPVGYWSTLPVDSLIAALEAAGLPAMGSGHAGGYVCNHLFYGVRHGLERQGSAMPMGFVHLPPLPGQVACETGRAGMDLDTQERAAVIVLDGVKAAVTGAHASS from the coding sequence ATGATCCGAATCCTGGTGACCGGCTTCGAGCGGTTCGGCCCCGACGACCTGAACCCTTCGGCCCTGCTGATGGACCGGCTGTCCGGTCGGGACGGCGTCGTGACCGCCGTGCTGCCGGTCGAGTACCGCACCAGCGTCACGCGGTTCGAAGCCCTGCTGGAGCGGCACCGGCCGGACGCCGCCGTCGCCTTCGGGCTGGCCCGGTCGACCGACCGCATCCGGCTGGAGCGGGTGGCGCTCAACTTGGACGAGGCAGGGGCGCCGGACAATGCGGGCGTGGTCCGGAACGGGCTGCGCATCGCGGAGGACGGGCCGGTGGGGTACTGGTCGACCCTGCCGGTGGATAGCCTGATCGCGGCGCTGGAGGCGGCGGGTCTTCCCGCGATGGGGAGCGGGCACGCGGGCGGCTATGTCTGCAACCACCTGTTCTACGGAGTCAGGCACGGCCTTGAGCGGCAAGGATCGGCGATGCCGATGGGTTTCGTCCATCTGCCGCCCCTGCCCGGTCAGGTGGCATGCGAAACGGGCCGCGCCGGCATGGACCTGGACACCCAGGAGCGGGCGGCGGTCATCGTGCTGGACGGGGTGAAGGCGGCTGTGACGGGCGCACATGCCTCATCGTGA